GACGTCGTTCGGGTTCCAGATCCTCGCAGCCCTCGTGCTCGGCATCGCCGCCGGGCTCATCGGACGCAACCTCGGCGCCACGGCGGAGAACCCGAACGGCCTGTCGGCCACGCTCGACACGATCGGCAGCTCGTACGTCACGATCCTGCGTGCCGCCGTCGTGCCATTGATCTTCACGGCGATCGTCGCCAGCATCTCGAACCTCCGCCGCGTGCAGAACGCCGCGCGCCTCGCGGGGCAGACCCTGCTCTGGTTCGCGATCACCGCGTTCATCGCCGTGACCATCGGAATCGTGCTGGGTCTCGTGATCCAGCCGGGTGCGCGCGCCGGTGACGGCCTGGAGCCGAGCGAGCCCTATGCAGTCGGCACCTGGTGGAACTTCCTCCTCGGCCTCATCCCCGAGAACTTCCTCGGCATCGGTGTGAGCAGCTCGTTCGACGCGGATGCGGGCACCGTCGAATCCAGCATCAGCTTCAACATCCTTCAGGTGATCGTCGTGGCCGCCGTCGTCGGCATCGCCGCGCTGAAGGCCGGCAAGAAGGCCGAGCCGTTCCTCGCCTTCACGGAGTCGCTGCTCAAGGTCATCCAGCGCGTGGTGTGGTGGATCATCCGCATCGCTCCACTCGGCACCTTCGGCCTCATCGGCTCGGCCGTGATCAAGTACGGCTGGGAGAAGCTCGCCTCGCTGGCGTGGTTCGCCGCCGCCGTCTACATCGGTCTCGCCCTGGTGATCTTCGTCGTCTACCCGATCCTCGTCAGGGTCCACGGACTCTCGATCAAGCAGTACTTCACCGGCGTGTGGCCCGCTGTGCAGCTCGGATTCGTCAGCCGCTCCTCGATCGGCACGCTTCCGCTCACCGAGCGCGTCACAGAGCGGAACCTCGGAGTGCCCGCCTCGTACGCATCCTTCGCCGTCCCCTTCGGCTCGACCACGAAGATGGACGGCTGCGCGGCGATCTACCCCGCGATCGCCGCGATCTTCGTCGCGCAGTTCTTCGGCATCGAACTGAACTTCATCCAGTACCTGCTGATCGTGCTCGTCTCAGTCCTGGGCTCGGCCGCCACCGCCGGCACCACCGGAGCAACCGTCATGCTCACGCTGACGCTGTCGACTCTCGGCCTGCCGCTGGAGGGCGTCGGACTGCTCCTGGCGATCGACCCGATCCTCGACATGGGCCGCACGGCGGTCAACGTCGCAGGCCAGGCGCTCGTGCCGACGATCGTCGCCAAGCGCGAGGGCATCCTCGACGAGGAGCTGTACAACGCTCCCCGTGAGGGCCTGCCGTTCGCGGACGACTCGGATGACTCGGACGAGGACGCCGTGGAAGCTGAGCCCGCCGCCGCTCGCTGAGTCCAGGCACGAGAAGGGACTTCCTGCATGAGACGTGCGTTCCCGCGTCCAGTCTCATGCAGGAAGTCCCTTTTCATTCGAGAAGTCCCTTCTCGAGCAACAGCAACGCTCCCGCCGCGGCGCAAGCGGCCACTCAGGCGCGGCCGGGAAGCCGCATCGCGCCGCGGGTGTCGAGCGCCAGCTCTTCCGCATCCATCGCGGTGATGAGTTCCCGCATCACCTCTTCGTCGATGTTCCCCGCGTCGCGTTCTTCGAGAAGCACCTCGCGCCGCACCTGCAGCCATCCGCGGGACAGCGCGACCAGATCCTCAGCAGACGGCCGCGCGACCGACTCCTCCGTCTCCTGGGCATGATCGGTGTCGGTCTCGACCTTGGTCATACGATTCGCGAACGCGTCGAACGCCCGCAGATCGATCTCGCCGTACTTCTGCTCCCATAGTGCGCGCTGCTCCGCGAGGAAGGCCTTGCCCGCCTGCTTGCTGCGCGCGCGCACTGCGGCCAGAGCCTGCACGTCGGCTTCGTGATCGACATCGCTCGCCACGCCGAGGCGGCGGATCAGCAACGGCAGCGTGAGTCCCTGCAGCAGCAGAGTGCCCACAGTGACGATGAAGGCGACGATGACGATCGCATGCGACGGCCCTGTCGGAAGCTCTGCGATGTCGGCCGCGGCGAGCGCCGTCGCCAAGGTCACGACCCCGCGCATGCCCGCCCAGGAGATGACGGCGTTGTCCTTCCAGGTCAGCTGCAGCCCCGCCATCCGTTCCCTGACGATGCGCGTGCGCAGCTCTTCCGCGCTGTACGACCCCCATCGCTTCGATTTTCGCCGACGCTCGTCGAAGGCTCCGGACGTGACCGTTCGATCCCACCGGGCGAGGCGGCGCCGATCCTGGAAACTCGCCCAGGCGTGCGCGGGGTAGATGAAGAGCGGACGGACGACGAGCACGACCAGCAGCACGGCACCCGAGAGCAACAGGATGTGCTCCACCGACTCATCCCCGAGATCATCGAGCACTCGACGGAACTGCAAGCCGATGTAGGCGAACACGAAGCTCTCCAGCAGGAGATCGGCCGAGAGCCACAGCGGCGCCTCCTGCTGCCTCGTCGTGTAGTCGGTGCGCGGGGCGTTGTATCCGACGTACAGGCCCATCGCGACGACCGCGAGCACGCCGGAGCCACCGAGGTGCTCGGCGATCGCGTACGCCCCGAACGGCACGAGCAACCCGAAGGTGCCGATGACGACGGGGTCGGCGACGCGCATGCGCAGCTGGTGGAGAAGGATGCCGAACACGAGGCCGATCACGACGCCGATCACGACCGCGAGCACGAATTGCCAGATCCCGTCCCAGACCGTGAGCGTCGCACCGGCGATGATCGCCGCGAACACCCGGTACAGCGTCAGCGAGGTGGCGTCGTTGATGAGGCTCTCACCCGAGAGCACTGTCATGACGCGCCTCGGCAGCCCGAGCTTGCGGCCAATGGCTGCGGCGGAGACGGCATCCGGTGGGGCGACGATCGCGCCGAGCAGCAACGCGCCGGGAAGCGTGAGTGCAGGGAAGATGAGCCAGGCGACCAGTCCGACGATGAGCGCCGTGATCAGCACGAGCCAGATGCCAAGGCGACGGATCTGCGGAAGGCTGCGCTTGAAGCCTACGAACGACACGTCCAGCGCCGCCGAGTACAGCAGCGGTGGGAGCACTAGATTCAGCAGCACGTGCCCGTCGATCGCCATCTCGGGCACGAAGGGGAGGAAGGATGCCGCGAGTGCGACGACCGTGACGAGCAGAGGAGCCGGCCATCCGCGCCATCGGGCGATCGCCGCCACGATGACCGCTCCGACAAGCACGTAGAACAGGGTGGCATCCATGAGTGAATGCTAGCGAGGCCGACAGTGAGCGCGACGGGAGCGTCACGGACCGAGACGGAGGCCTCGGTCTGTCATTCCGATGACTCGTCGAGCTGTCCGCGGAGCTCTGCGTTCTCGTCCTCCAAGTCGAGCACTCGGCTGATTCCTGCGATATTGATTCCGTCGTCGCGAAGCCTGGCCGCCCGTTGCATCCGCTCGATGTCGTCGTCGCTGTAACGGCGAGTCCCGCCGTCGCTGCGCGACGGTGTCAGCAACCCCTTGCTCTCGAACAGACGCAGAGTCGCCTCGGGCAACCCGACCAGCGCCGCCGCCACGGCGATGCCGTAGACCGGAGTGTAGGACTTTCGTTCGGCCATGCTGAGAACTTCCTTAGAGGCTTGCAATTTTCTCGGTCGTTGTTCTATAACAAATCTATAGCACGGATGCAGATAAGTATCCGTAACTGCCCGCACGGGCCGCATGGAAGGAGATAACTCATGGCAATGTCATTCGATCCATTCAGTCAGCTCGATCGCTTCGCCGCGAGCGTGCTCGACTCCGTTCGCGCGCCCCGGCTCATGCCGGTGGACCTCTTCCGCGATGGAGAAAGGTACGTCCTGCACGCCGATCTCCCCGGCGTCGATCCTGGTTCGATCGACGTCGATCTGGACGGCGCGCAGCTCACGCTGCGAGCGCAGCGCACAGCCGATAACCAGGAGGGCGTCCGCTGGCTCGCGCGGGAACGAGGCGCGGGAACTTTCCTGCGTCAGTTCACGCTCGGCGATGGCGTCGATCTCGAAGGAATCAGTGCTTCATACGAGAGTGGCGTGCTCTCGGTGATCATCCCTGTCAGCGAGCGAGCGAAGCCCCGCAAGATCGAGATCGAATCCAGAGAGCACCGGCAGTCCATCGACGCGTGACTTGAGCCGATCAACACGATGAAAGGAGTATCGAGATGCGCATTTCTCCCGAGATGAGTCAGTTCCTCGCCGACATGGAGTATCCGGCCACGAAGGATGACCTTCTGCGCGAGGCGACTCGGGACGGACTCGGGCCAGCTGACATCGCTCTGCTCGAAGGACTCCCCGAGCAGAGCTACAGCGCAGGCTGGCACATCAAGTACCGCCTCGGCGCACGGGCACTCTCCGGCGCCTTCACGTCGGTCGAGCCGGCGCTCGCCTGACGCGGCGTGAGGCCGAAGCTCAACCGACGGCCGACTGCGTCACCGAGAAGGGGAGGACGGGAATTCCCCGCCCTCCCCTTCTGTTGCGTCCGGTGATGACTTCCGTAGCCCCTGCCCTGTCCGTACTCGACCTCGTCCCGGTGCGCACCGGCCAGACCAGTGCAGAGGCGATCGCCGCATCCCTCGGTCTCGCTGAGATCGCCGACCGGCTCGGCTACCGCCGTTACTGGTTCGCCGAGCACCACAACATGCCGGCCGTGGCATCCACCACTCCCCCGGTGCTGATCGCGGCCGCGGCATCACGCACCGAGCGGATGCGACTGGGCTCGGGCGGCGTCATGCTGCCGAACCACGCACCCCTCATCGTCGCCGAGCAGTTCGCCGCGCTCGAGGCCATCGCACCGGGCCGCATCGACCTCGGTCTCGGGCGCGCACCCGGCAGCGACCCCGTGATCACGCAGCTGCTGCGCACGACCGGCACCACCAGCGATGTCGAACAGTTCCCGCGCTACGTGCAGGACATCTCGCTGCTGCTGTCGGGTGAGGGCGCGACAGTGCGCTTCACCTCCGGCGGCGAGTACACCGTGCACTCGACGCCCGCAGCCACCGGCGCGCCCATCGTCTGGCTGCTCGGCTCGAGCGATTACTCGGCGCAGCTCGCAGCATCCCACGGCTTGCCGTACGTCTTCGCCAACCACTTCTCCGGCCAGGGACTCGAGCGGGCGCTCGACCTCTACCGGTCCGGGTACCAGCCCAGCGAGGCGCATCCAACGCCGCGCACGTTCCTCACCGTCAACGCCGTCGCCTCCCCCACAGCAGAGGAGGCCGAGGCTCGCGCACTGCCGCAGCTGCGCATGATGTCGCGTCTGCGCCTGAACAAGCCGCTCACGGCGCTCGAGACCGTGGAAGAGGCGATCGCCGCCGGCATCGCCGAGGCGGACGCCGCGACCGAGCAGGTCGTGCAGGCGGCACGGGAGCGCTGGTTCGTCGGCACTGGGGAATCGGTCGCCGCAGAGGTGCGCGCGTTCGCCGAGAAGTACGGCGTCGACGAGGTCATGCTCTCTCCTGTTGCAGGCGCGTACGACGCGGAGCCGATGGACTCCGCCGCCGGTCGCGCACAGACACTGAAGCTCATCGCCGCCGCGCTGTAGTTCCGGCGTGCACCTATGGCCTTATCGGAGGCGTGGGGGTACGGTCGGCAGTGTCGGAAGGAGTTCAAAGATGAGCACTACTGCGTCTGTGAAAAGCAGGACCCGAGGTCTCTGGGTTGCGTACGGAACGAACGGGGTCGTCGGCAGCATCCGTCATTCAGATGACGGATACGTCGTCGTGATGAGCGGGGCGGATGCCGAGACCGGCAGCTATCCGTCACTCGAAGTCGCCAAGGGTGCGCTGTACTCGCACATGCGCCCCGGCAGCGGCTGGCCTCGCTACCAGGAGCACTGAGCGGGGCTCACTCCTCCGGTGCGCCGGAGAGCAGGTCTCGCAACCAATCGCGCGCCTCGACGAACACGTCGTCGGCATAGCGGTCGGGGTAGTGCACGATCTGCCGGTCCGCCCGGGGGTATGAGCCGAGGAACACGACGCGCGGGCTGAAGCGGCGGATGCCGAGCAGCGCATCCGCCATCCGCTCATCCTGCACGTGCCCGTCCGCATCCAGCACGAACCGGTAGCGGCCGAGCTCATCGCCGATCGGCCGTGATTCGATGAGCGACAGATTGATGCCGCGGGTCGAGAACTGCTCGAGCATCTCGAGCAGTGCGCCAGGGCGATCGTTGGGAAGCTCGACGATCAGGGATGTCTTGTCGGCACCGGTGGGTTCCGCGGGTGCCGAGGTGCGGGTCACGAGCACGAACCGCGTCACCGCCGAGGTGTTGTCGCCGATCTCGGAGGCGAGCACGTCGACGTCGTAATGCTGCACGATCCCCGGAGGAGCGATCGCCGCCTGCGCGGGCAGTGTGCCGTCGAGCACTCCGATCGCGGATGCCACGTTGCTGGCGGCAGGCACATGCGAGTGCCTCGGCAGATGTTCTCCGAGCCATCCATGGCACTGTGCGTACGCGACCGGATGCGCGGCGATCGACGTCACATCTTCGAGCTTCGTGCCAGGAGCGGCGACGAGGACGAAGTTCACCTTCACCAGGTATTCGCCGATGATGCGGAGCCCCGGCAGTGTCGCGAGTGCGTCCTGCGTGGTGGAGACACCGCCCTCGATGGAGTTCTCGATCGCGATCATCGCCGCGTGGCTGCGGCCCTCGAGAACATCGGCGAGCGCCTCGCCGACGTTGAGCACCGGCCGTCGTTCCTGGCCCCACGCCTCTGCCACCTGATCGAGTGCGGCTTCCGTGAAGGTTCCCGCGGGTCCGAGGTAGCTGTAGGTACGGCGTTCAGTCACGCGTTTCACCCTAGCCCCACCCGTGGTTCCAGAGTTTGTCAATGCGCTGAGGGCCCGGCTCCTGATGATGCGTTCGACACCAGATCGGGGCAGACTGAACTCATGACGAGCCGTGCCGGCCTCCCCGCGGAGGAAAGTGACCTCATCGATGTCGACGAACTGATCGCCGCATATTACGACCGCGTTCCTGATCCGTCGGTCCCGGCGCAGCGCGTGGTGTTCGGCACCAGCGGCCACCGCGGCTCTTCCCTGTCGAAGAGCTTCAACGAACAGCACATCCTCGCCACCACCCAGGCGATCGTCGACTACCGCCAGTCGCAGGGGATCACCGGCCCGCTGTTCCTCGGCCGTGACACGCATGCGCTGTCGCTGCCGGCGGAGCGCAGTGCGATCGAGGTGCTGATCGCCAATGACGTCGACCTGCGCGTCGATTCTCGCGACTCGTATGTGCCGACCCCGGCGCTCAGCCACGCCATCCTCACGTACAACCGCGATCTGGCTCCGGATGCTGCGGGCCGGGCCGACGGCATCGTCGTGACACCGTCGCACAACCCGCCGCGCGACGGCGGCTTCAAGTACAACCCGCCGCACGGCGGCCCCGCCGATGCCGATGCCACCGGCTGGATCGCCGACAGGGCGAATGAGCTGATCGAGGGCGGCCTCGAGGCCGTGAAGAGCAAGAGCTTCGCCGACATCGACTGGGACTCGCTTCCGAGCTACGACTTCCGTGACGCGTACGTGCGTGACCTGCCGACGATCATCGACGTGGATGCGATCAAGGCTGCTGGCGTTCGGATCGGCGCAGACCCGCTGGGCGGAGCATCCGTCGAGTACTGGCAGCTCATCAAAGAGGTGCACGGTCTCGACCTCACGGTCGTGAACCCCGAGGTCGATCCGACCTGGCGTTTCATGACACTGGACTGGGACGAGAAGATCCGGATGGATCCGTCCTCGCCGAATGCCATGGCGTCGTTGGTCGCTCGACGTGGGGATTTCGACGTGCTCACGGGCAACGACGCCGATGCCGATCGTCACGGCATCGTCACCCCCGACGCCGGGCTCATGAACCCCAACCACTACCTCGCGGTCGCGATCGACTATCTGTTCTCGCACCGCGCGGAGTGGCCGCGGGATGCCGCGATAGGCAAGACCCTCGTCTCATCGATGATCATCGACCGCGTTGCCGAGTCGCTGGGTCGCCGACTGCTGGAGGTGCCGGTCGGCTTCAAGTGGTTCGTGCCAGGGCTGCTCGACGGCTCCGTCGCATTCGGCGGTGAGGAGTCGGCTGGTGCATCGTTCCTGCGCCGGGACGGCTCTGTCTGGTCGACCGACAAGGACGGCATCCTGCTCTGCCTGCTCGCGGCCGAGATCATCGCTGTGACCGGCAAGACTCCGTCTGAGCGCTATGCCGAACTGGAGCAGGCGTTCGGAGCATCCGCGTATCAGCGCGTCGATGCTCCTGCAACGCCGGAGCAGAAGGCCACCCTCGGAAAGCTCGCTCCGGATGCCGTCGGCGCGACGCAGCTGGCCGGCGAGAAGATCGTGGCGAAGCTCTCGCACGCACCGGGCAACGGTGCGGCGATCGGCGGGCTGAAGGTGCAGACCGAGCACGCATGGTTCGCCGCGCGTCCGTCAGGCACCGAGGACGTCTACAAGCTCTATGCCGAGAGCCTGCTCGGCGCAGAGCATCTCGCCGAGGTCCAGGACGAGGCTCGCGCGGTCGTGTCGGCCGCGCTCGGCGACTGACACGACCGCGGGACCTCAGTCGGCGACGGCCGGGGCCCCGAGCAGCTCGCGCACGCGGCTGGAGACGCGGTGGAACTCCGGCGTCTCCAGCACGGCCGCATAGTCGCGCTGGGCCGGCAGGTCGACGCGGTGCTCCTCGAGGATGTGGCCGGGCCGCGGACTCATGACGACGACGCGACTGGCGAGGTACACCGCTTCGGCCACCGAATGCGTCACGAGCAGCACGGTCGTACCGGTCTGGCTCGTGATCCGGTTGAGCTCGACGTTCATCCGCTCGCGGGTCAGCGCATCCAACGCGCCGAACGGTTCGTCCATCAGCAGCACGCCGGGCTCGTGCAGCAGCGCACGGCACAGTGACACCCGCTGCTGCATGCCGCCGGACAGCTCATGTGGAAGCGCCTTCTCGAAGCCGGTGAGTCCGGTCATCTCGATCAGCTCGTCCGCGCGTGCCTGCGCCTTGCGCATGTTCATGCCGCGCATCTCCGCCTGCAGCAGGATGTTGCCCCGCACGCTCCGCCACTCCAGCAGAGCGGCCCGCTGGAACACGAACCCGATGTCCTGGCGCGGACCACGAACCTCGTCCCCGCGCAGCTTGATCGATCCGCCACTGGGAGTGGTGAGACCGGCGACAGCCTTCAGGAGCGTCGACTTGCCGCATCCGGACGGGCCGGCGATCGTGATGAACTCCCCCGCTTTCACATCGAGGTCGACACCTTCGAGCGCTGTGACCTGTCCGCGTTTGGACGCGAATGTGATCGCGAGATCCTTGATCTCCAGCACGGAATCACTGCTGGGTGTCTGCGCCATGTCTGCTCTTTCCTGAATCTGCTGCGTCGGCATCCGAGATCTCGCTACTCGCCGGGCGCGAAGGACGCGTCGAAGTAGGTGTCGACGTCTCCCTCACCGGAGATGAGGCCGGCATCCGTCAGCACCGTGAGGGTCGATTCCCAATCCTCCGTCGCGTTCACGCCAGGCGCCTTGCCTTCGGTGGCGTCGGTGGTGAGCAGCTTGATGGTCTCTTCCCACTGGTCCAGCAGCACGTCCTTCTCGGGCATCTGCGGGTCCTTGCCGTCCATCGCGGCGACCGCCGCCTCCGGATCCTCCTGCGCGGCGATGAAGGACTCCGACGTCGCGGCGACGAGCTCCTTGACGAGTTCCGGATCGCTCTCGATCGTCGAGGTCGGGGCGACGAGCCCGTTGCTGAAGAAGTTCAGGCCAGCGTCCGAGTAGCGGAGGTACTCGACGTCCTTGCCGCTCTTCGCAGCGATCGTCGGGCCCTGGTCGTGTGCGAAGCCGATCAGCCCGTCGACCTGTCCGGAGAGCATCGCAGCCATCTTGCCCGTCGCGTCGAGGTTCTGCTGCGTGACGTCGGATTCGCTCAGCCCGACAGCTTCGAGGTACGTAGGGAACGTCGTGGTCGGCGCATCGCCTGCCGAGACCGCGATCGTCTTGCCCTTCAGATCCTCGGGACTCTCGATGCCGGAGTCTGCGAAGACCTGCACGGCCGATGGCGTGGTCTGCAGGAAGACGCCGACGCTCTTGATCGCGACGCCCTTGTCGATGTTGGCGAGCACTGCGGGGGTGTCCGCCCAGCCGAAGTCGACCTGGCCCTGTCCGACAGCCTGCGCGGTCTTCGTGGATCCCTGACCGGCCTCGATGGTGAGGTTGATGCCGTGCTCCTCGAAGATGCCCTGCTCGACGCCGTAGTAGAACGCCGCGTGCTCTCCGTACGGGTACCAGTTGAGCATGAGAGTGACATCGGTCATTTCAGCGGGCGCGTCACCTCCGTCGCCTGACGGGGTCTCGCTCGCGCCCCCGCAGCCGGTGAGGGCGAGCGCGGATGCAGCGATCAGAGCGATCGAGCTGAGGACGGTTCCTGACTTCTTCATCAGACTCCTGCTTTCGTTGGGTGCTGTTGGGTGCGGGGTTCGGAGAGCGGTCAGAGCCGCACGGTGGCTGACGCGACATCGCGTTTGGAGGCATGCCAGGGAATGAGGAACTTCTCGGCGATCTGGATGATGCCGAAGAGGATGACGCCCATGAGCGACATGATGATGAGCGCGGCGAAGAGCATCGCGGTGTCGAGGTTTCCGTTGGCCTGCAGGATGACGTAGCCGAGCCCCTCGTTCGCGCCGACGAATTCGCCGACGACCGCACCGGTGACGGCAAGGGTCGCAGCCACTTTCAGCCCCGACAGCAGTTCCGGCAGTGATGCGGGCAGACGAACCTTGAGGAAGGTCTTGAACTTTCCCGCGCCCATGGTGGAGGCGAGCTGCAGGATCTCGGGGTCGACCGTGCGAAGGCCCGCGAGACCGGAGATCACGACGGGGAAGA
The DNA window shown above is from Microbacterium murale and carries:
- a CDS encoding dicarboxylate/amino acid:cation symporter; its protein translation is MSSTTRAQKAPDTRSPARKLLTSFGFQILAALVLGIAAGLIGRNLGATAENPNGLSATLDTIGSSYVTILRAAVVPLIFTAIVASISNLRRVQNAARLAGQTLLWFAITAFIAVTIGIVLGLVIQPGARAGDGLEPSEPYAVGTWWNFLLGLIPENFLGIGVSSSFDADAGTVESSISFNILQVIVVAAVVGIAALKAGKKAEPFLAFTESLLKVIQRVVWWIIRIAPLGTFGLIGSAVIKYGWEKLASLAWFAAAVYIGLALVIFVVYPILVRVHGLSIKQYFTGVWPAVQLGFVSRSSIGTLPLTERVTERNLGVPASYASFAVPFGSTTKMDGCAAIYPAIAAIFVAQFFGIELNFIQYLLIVLVSVLGSAATAGTTGATVMLTLTLSTLGLPLEGVGLLLAIDPILDMGRTAVNVAGQALVPTIVAKREGILDEELYNAPREGLPFADDSDDSDEDAVEAEPAAAR
- a CDS encoding cation:proton antiporter, coding for MDATLFYVLVGAVIVAAIARWRGWPAPLLVTVVALAASFLPFVPEMAIDGHVLLNLVLPPLLYSAALDVSFVGFKRSLPQIRRLGIWLVLITALIVGLVAWLIFPALTLPGALLLGAIVAPPDAVSAAAIGRKLGLPRRVMTVLSGESLINDATSLTLYRVFAAIIAGATLTVWDGIWQFVLAVVIGVVIGLVFGILLHQLRMRVADPVVIGTFGLLVPFGAYAIAEHLGGSGVLAVVAMGLYVGYNAPRTDYTTRQQEAPLWLSADLLLESFVFAYIGLQFRRVLDDLGDESVEHILLLSGAVLLVVLVVRPLFIYPAHAWASFQDRRRLARWDRTVTSGAFDERRRKSKRWGSYSAEELRTRIVRERMAGLQLTWKDNAVISWAGMRGVVTLATALAAADIAELPTGPSHAIVIVAFIVTVGTLLLQGLTLPLLIRRLGVASDVDHEADVQALAAVRARSKQAGKAFLAEQRALWEQKYGEIDLRAFDAFANRMTKVETDTDHAQETEESVARPSAEDLVALSRGWLQVRREVLLEERDAGNIDEEVMRELITAMDAEELALDTRGAMRLPGRA
- a CDS encoding MerR family transcriptional regulator, with the protein product MAERKSYTPVYGIAVAAALVGLPEATLRLFESKGLLTPSRSDGGTRRYSDDDIERMQRAARLRDDGINIAGISRVLDLEDENAELRGQLDESSE
- a CDS encoding Hsp20/alpha crystallin family protein, whose protein sequence is MAMSFDPFSQLDRFAASVLDSVRAPRLMPVDLFRDGERYVLHADLPGVDPGSIDVDLDGAQLTLRAQRTADNQEGVRWLARERGAGTFLRQFTLGDGVDLEGISASYESGVLSVIIPVSERAKPRKIEIESREHRQSIDA
- a CDS encoding DUF2795 domain-containing protein — protein: MRISPEMSQFLADMEYPATKDDLLREATRDGLGPADIALLEGLPEQSYSAGWHIKYRLGARALSGAFTSVEPALA
- a CDS encoding LLM class flavin-dependent oxidoreductase; its protein translation is MTSVAPALSVLDLVPVRTGQTSAEAIAASLGLAEIADRLGYRRYWFAEHHNMPAVASTTPPVLIAAAASRTERMRLGSGGVMLPNHAPLIVAEQFAALEAIAPGRIDLGLGRAPGSDPVITQLLRTTGTTSDVEQFPRYVQDISLLLSGEGATVRFTSGGEYTVHSTPAATGAPIVWLLGSSDYSAQLAASHGLPYVFANHFSGQGLERALDLYRSGYQPSEAHPTPRTFLTVNAVASPTAEEAEARALPQLRMMSRLRLNKPLTALETVEEAIAAGIAEADAATEQVVQAARERWFVGTGESVAAEVRAFAEKYGVDEVMLSPVAGAYDAEPMDSAAGRAQTLKLIAAAL
- a CDS encoding methyltransferase, giving the protein MSTTASVKSRTRGLWVAYGTNGVVGSIRHSDDGYVVVMSGADAETGSYPSLEVAKGALYSHMRPGSGWPRYQEH
- the pheA gene encoding prephenate dehydratase, yielding MKRVTERRTYSYLGPAGTFTEAALDQVAEAWGQERRPVLNVGEALADVLEGRSHAAMIAIENSIEGGVSTTQDALATLPGLRIIGEYLVKVNFVLVAAPGTKLEDVTSIAAHPVAYAQCHGWLGEHLPRHSHVPAASNVASAIGVLDGTLPAQAAIAPPGIVQHYDVDVLASEIGDNTSAVTRFVLVTRTSAPAEPTGADKTSLIVELPNDRPGALLEMLEQFSTRGINLSLIESRPIGDELGRYRFVLDADGHVQDERMADALLGIRRFSPRVVFLGSYPRADRQIVHYPDRYADDVFVEARDWLRDLLSGAPEE
- the pgm gene encoding phosphoglucomutase (alpha-D-glucose-1,6-bisphosphate-dependent); this translates as MTSRAGLPAEESDLIDVDELIAAYYDRVPDPSVPAQRVVFGTSGHRGSSLSKSFNEQHILATTQAIVDYRQSQGITGPLFLGRDTHALSLPAERSAIEVLIANDVDLRVDSRDSYVPTPALSHAILTYNRDLAPDAAGRADGIVVTPSHNPPRDGGFKYNPPHGGPADADATGWIADRANELIEGGLEAVKSKSFADIDWDSLPSYDFRDAYVRDLPTIIDVDAIKAAGVRIGADPLGGASVEYWQLIKEVHGLDLTVVNPEVDPTWRFMTLDWDEKIRMDPSSPNAMASLVARRGDFDVLTGNDADADRHGIVTPDAGLMNPNHYLAVAIDYLFSHRAEWPRDAAIGKTLVSSMIIDRVAESLGRRLLEVPVGFKWFVPGLLDGSVAFGGEESAGASFLRRDGSVWSTDKDGILLCLLAAEIIAVTGKTPSERYAELEQAFGASAYQRVDAPATPEQKATLGKLAPDAVGATQLAGEKIVAKLSHAPGNGAAIGGLKVQTEHAWFAARPSGTEDVYKLYAESLLGAEHLAEVQDEARAVVSAALGD
- a CDS encoding ABC transporter ATP-binding protein, producing the protein MAQTPSSDSVLEIKDLAITFASKRGQVTALEGVDLDVKAGEFITIAGPSGCGKSTLLKAVAGLTTPSGGSIKLRGDEVRGPRQDIGFVFQRAALLEWRSVRGNILLQAEMRGMNMRKAQARADELIEMTGLTGFEKALPHELSGGMQQRVSLCRALLHEPGVLLMDEPFGALDALTRERMNVELNRITSQTGTTVLLVTHSVAEAVYLASRVVVMSPRPGHILEEHRVDLPAQRDYAAVLETPEFHRVSSRVRELLGAPAVAD
- a CDS encoding ABC transporter substrate-binding protein; the encoded protein is MKKSGTVLSSIALIAASALALTGCGGASETPSGDGGDAPAEMTDVTLMLNWYPYGEHAAFYYGVEQGIFEEHGINLTIEAGQGSTKTAQAVGQGQVDFGWADTPAVLANIDKGVAIKSVGVFLQTTPSAVQVFADSGIESPEDLKGKTIAVSAGDAPTTTFPTYLEAVGLSESDVTQQNLDATGKMAAMLSGQVDGLIGFAHDQGPTIAAKSGKDVEYLRYSDAGLNFFSNGLVAPTSTIESDPELVKELVAATSESFIAAQEDPEAAVAAMDGKDPQMPEKDVLLDQWEETIKLLTTDATEGKAPGVNATEDWESTLTVLTDAGLISGEGDVDTYFDASFAPGE